The sequence TACTGCTCCTGAGAAGATTACTGCTGACTATGTTCAGCATTATAAAAAGGATCCGGACATGACTGATATGTATATAGGCTTTTCAGACGGCAATATGCTGGATGGTTCAGGTTGGACGCCGCCGTCGGATTATAATGTTGTCACCCGTGACTGGTACAAAAATGCACAAAAAAGTAAGTCAGTTGTATTTTCTGATCCGTACATAGATAAGATAACTAAGAAAATAGTTATTACGCCTTCAGTTCGAATAACAAATGAAAAAGGAGATATCGTCGGAGCGGTCGGAGCGGATATATTCTTGGCAACTTTGCAGAGCAGTGTAGATAATATGAAAGTTTTGAATGGCAAGGGATATGCGTTTTTGATTTACGGCAATGAGACCTCAGGGTCATTTATCTCACACCCTATAGAAGAGTTGGAGGGAATTGATATTTTAAATCCAGGTGGCCAAGAATCAAAAATTAAAAACATAGTAGAGACCCAAGGGCTAAATTTAAGGGATTTACAGGAAATGTTTAAAACTTTACTGTCAAAAAATTCTGGAGTAATTACTGTTAAATTTAAGAATGAAAACAAAATTATTGCTTTTAAAAAATTGGTAAATTCAAACTGGGTACTTGCCGTATCTGCGCCTGAAAGATTATTTTATAACGAATTATCCGTTTTTAGGACAAATTATTTCATTATTTTAATGGGGACCTTAGTATTAATGGCCATATTAATTGGGTGGTTTTCCAGATTTAAAATAGCAAAACCTATTTTGGTTCTCTCAGGATATGTGAAGAAAATGGGCGATAAGGATTTTACTGAGCCAATACCTCAAAATATCATAAAGTTGACAGATGAAATTGGGGACTTAGCCAAGTCAATGAATAAAATGCAGCAGTCAATAAAGGAAATAGTTGCCGGAGTTATGGTGGAATCAGACATTGTCGATGATTCTGCAATTACTATTGATAAACATATTAACAGCTTGAATTTACAGATTGAGGATGTTTCTGCAGCTACGCAGCAGTTATCTGCAGGCATGGAAGAAACCTCAGCATCGACTGAGGAAGTAAATGCTACCTCTATTGATTTGGAAGCAGCTATAGAACATATTGCAAAAAAGGCGGAGCAAGGCGCGATTACTTCTAATCAAATCAGTAAAAGGGCCGTTGAAATAATGAAAGTAGCATCATCTTCCGAGACAAATGCACATAATATTTATTCCATTACACAAGAAAAAATGAAAGATGCTATTAAAAAGTGCAAAGAAGTTGAAAAGATAAATATATTGTCTGATTCAATTTTGGCCATAACGTCACAAACAAATCTACTTGCATTAAATGCTTCTATTGAGGCGGCAAGAGCAGGTGAGGCCGGTAAAGGGTTTACGGTTGTTGCCGATGAAATCAGAAAACTTGCGGAAAGTTCAAGAACTACGGTAAACTTAATACAAGATATAACAAAACCAGCAATTGACTCCGTCCAAAACCTTGTAGACAGTTCAAAGCAAGTGATGGAATTTATAGATAAACAGGTAATAATGGATTATAAAAAAATGGTGAAAGTCGGCGATCAATATAGCCAAGATGCTGTTAATTTTAACGAACTTGCAGAAGATTTTAATGCTACAACTGAAAAACTCCTGGTATCCGTCAAAAATGTGACTACAGCTATGGATGAAATTGCATCAACTACTTCGGAAGGTGCAAACAGTACTACACTTATCGCACAGAAAACAGAAGATGTTGCTTCGAAAGTAAATGAAATTGTTAAACAAGCCGAAGCATCTAAGTCAAGTTCTGTAAAATTAAAAAAAATGGTTGCTCAATTCAAAATATAAAATTATTTAATGCTATAGAAGCGAATACAAATAATTTCGGCGCATAAAGAGCCCTTCGAGCGCATAATTTCCATGGAGGACCCTTAAAAGTGTGCATTTAACTATGGACTGATAGCTAAGTAGTATCTATGAAAAATGGCAAACCACTATCATTTTAATATCTGCAAACATTAAGCTGCGTTACGCCTGTAAGCCCTCATTGCAAGTAAATGTGCAACTACAAGAATACCAAGACACCATGCGAGCGCAATCCAAATGTTATTGCCAACGGGCTGGCCTGACAATATTGCACGGATGGTTTCCACTATCGAGGTTACTGGTTGATTTTCGGCAAAGGCGCGAACAACCGGCTGCATCGTTTTAGTCGGTACAAAGGCTGAACTGATAAATGGCAGGAAGATAAGCGGATAGGAAAAGGCGCTTGCACCGTCCACTGATTTTGCGGACAGTCCGGCAATCGCCGCGACCCAAGTTAAAGCCAGCGTAAACAGCGTAAGTATACCAGCTACTGCAAGCCATGACAGTATTCCAGCCGACGAACGAAAGCCCATAATCAGCGCTACTAGAATGATGACGACAACCGAGATTGCGTTGGATACCAACGAGGTCAGCACATGCCCCCACAGCACGGCTGAACGTGCTATCGGCATGGAATGAAACCGTTCAAATATGCCCCGTTGCTTATCGATAAACAGACGGTAAGACGTATAGGATATGCCGCTTGCAATCGCGATCAGCATAATGCCGGGCAGCAGGTAATTCACATAGTTATCCGTGCTGGTTTGGATTGCGCCGCCAAATACATAGACGAACAGCATCATCATCGCAATAGGCATGATGGTAACTGTGATTATGGTATCCATGCTGCGAAAAATATGGCGCATGGAACGTCCAAGCATGACGCCCAGGTCACTGAAAAAGTGTTTCTTAATCGTTTCCATTTATTTTTCCTCCTTTTTGCTGATGATTGCGAGGAATATCTCCTCCAAGGTCGGCTGTTTCTCAACATACTCCACCTTTGCAGGCGGGAACAGCTTTTTCAATTCCGCCAGCGTACCGTTGGCGATAATCCTGCCCTCATGCAGAATGGCAATTTGATCTGCCAGTTGTTCGGCTTCCTCTAAATATTGCGTGGTCAGAAACACCGTCGTGCCATTATTAGCAAGCTTTTTGACTGCCTTCCAGACCTCAATACGTGCTTCGGGATCAAGTCCGGTGGTCGGCTCGTCGAGAAAAATAACTTGCGGTTTTCCTATAAGGCTCATTGCGATGTCGAGCCTGCGGCGCATACCGCCCGAATAGGTGGAAACCCTGCGGCCGGCGGCTGCGGCCAGACTGAAACGGTTTAGCAGATCTTCCGCCACCTGATGCGGATTTTTCAGGTGCCTTAGTTTAGCAATCATGATTAAATTTTCCCGCCCGGTCAAAATTTCGTCCACAGCGGCAAACTGCCCGGTCAGGCTAATGGACTGCCTCACACTGTCGGGCTTTGACACAACATCGAAGCCGTTTACGGTGGCGGTGCCTCCATCCAGCTTCAGCAGAGTAGTGAGTATCTTGACAATTGTTGTCTTGCCTGCGCCGTTGGAGCCGAGCAGAGCGAAAATACTGCCTTTTTCCACCTCAAAATCCACGCTCTTTAGAACATGAAGTTTCTTGTAGGACTTTTGCAGCCCTTTCACTTGAATTGCTTTTTCCATCTCAATAATATCCCCCTTTTACTTTGTTTTATCCGTATCCTTTTTTATGGCCTTGTAAACTTCTTGGTTAACAGATTTCTGATAGATGTCAGCGTAAGTTTTTGAATCTTTGATCAGATTATCGCAGAAAGCCGCCACGTCACTGCCCGTCACTTCGAGAACGCCCTTCCCCGAGGCCGCGCCCTCCTCAAAAAGATCTACAATCCCTGAGAGCAAGCCCGTCCCCTCGGTCAGCTCAACAGGGCCGACCTTAAAGAGATATTTTTGAATCTCTTTATAAACAATCTGATAATCCTGCGGGAGTGCTTTGACACGCGTCATATGCGCCCGCCACTCTTTTTTGCCTTCGATGATATCTTGTATTCTCATTTTATCCTCCTATTTACCTAATTTTTTAGCAATATTATTGTTGAGTTGTTCGCGCCACTTGTCACGAATAGACTTTGCCCCTTCTTCGCCGGCCAGCGCTGAACAGAAACCTTTGATATCGTCACCCAAAACCTCTTCCACACTTTGACCGTCTGCTGCCGATTCTTCAAGCAGGCCAAGCACGCCATCGAGAATCGGCATGAGGTTGCGGCCGGTGAAATCTGCGTACGCCCAAAGATTCAAACCGATTTTGTCCCATGCCTCTTGATAATCTGCCGGAAGCTTTTTTACTCGCGAATCAAAAGCTTTCAATTCTTTAGTCATATCGTTGCCTGTAATTTTATCCCAAAAATTCATTGCTTTTCCTCCTTTAACTCGCTAATTTTTGATGATACGAACTCCCATTTTTCCCAGAACTTCCGCAATTCCTCACGCCCCGCGTCATTGAGCGCGAAAAATTTTCGCGGCGGTCCCATGTCGGAGGGCTTTTTGGTGATGTCTACCAGTTTGTTTTTTTCAAGCCGGATCAGAATGGTGTACACCGTTCCCTCCACAACATCTGTGAAGCCGATGGCGTTCAGCTGCCGCGTGATTTCGTAACCGTAGGTTTCTTTGCGGCTTATTATTTCAAGGACGCAGCCCTCAAGCACGCCTTTGAGCATTTCCGTTAGGTTTTCCAGAACAATCTCCCCCATTGCTATTTTGTATGACTGATATGAAGTGATACTGACTACTACTATATAGTATCACATAGTAGTTGGTTTGTCAATATTGATAAATGTAAATCCTATATTATACAAAATATAATATAGGATTTTTTAGATTATGACTTATCTTTAGAGATTAAGTTTTATGGGGTTAAAATGGATAGCTGAGAAAAGTCGTCAGCTTAGCTGGTAGATGGCACAGAAACATTTTTGTATAGTCTATTTTTGATATATATTATATAATTATAATATAATAATTAAATTAAAGGGGGACAAAAATGCAAGAATTATTGGACAACCTGGTTAAAATTAATCTGCCCTTAACTCATAAGGGAAAAGTGGCAAATTATATTCCTGCTTTGGCAAGAGCAGATATAGACAATCTTGGAGTTTGTGTAATAGATATGTCCGGAAACTCATATGCTTCCGGAGATTATAGAACTTTATTTACCATACAGAGCATTTCTAAAACTATTTCCT is a genomic window of Acidilutibacter cellobiosedens containing:
- a CDS encoding methyl-accepting chemotaxis protein gives rise to the protein MKITTKMVLGFSIIFFVLLSIIAFYGYTNINKQLTERINSQVKSELTTNVSLLNNWLLEKAEDLQTTAMIISNTAPEKITADYVQHYKKDPDMTDMYIGFSDGNMLDGSGWTPPSDYNVVTRDWYKNAQKSKSVVFSDPYIDKITKKIVITPSVRITNEKGDIVGAVGADIFLATLQSSVDNMKVLNGKGYAFLIYGNETSGSFISHPIEELEGIDILNPGGQESKIKNIVETQGLNLRDLQEMFKTLLSKNSGVITVKFKNENKIIAFKKLVNSNWVLAVSAPERLFYNELSVFRTNYFIILMGTLVLMAILIGWFSRFKIAKPILVLSGYVKKMGDKDFTEPIPQNIIKLTDEIGDLAKSMNKMQQSIKEIVAGVMVESDIVDDSAITIDKHINSLNLQIEDVSAATQQLSAGMEETSASTEEVNATSIDLEAAIEHIAKKAEQGAITSNQISKRAVEIMKVASSSETNAHNIYSITQEKMKDAIKKCKEVEKINILSDSILAITSQTNLLALNASIEAARAGEAGKGFTVVADEIRKLAESSRTTVNLIQDITKPAIDSVQNLVDSSKQVMEFIDKQVIMDYKKMVKVGDQYSQDAVNFNELAEDFNATTEKLLVSVKNVTTAMDEIASTTSEGANSTTLIAQKTEDVASKVNEIVKQAEASKSSSVKLKKMVAQFKI
- a CDS encoding ABC transporter permease, with translation METIKKHFFSDLGVMLGRSMRHIFRSMDTIITVTIMPIAMMMLFVYVFGGAIQTSTDNYVNYLLPGIMLIAIASGISYTSYRLFIDKQRGIFERFHSMPIARSAVLWGHVLTSLVSNAISVVVIILVALIMGFRSSAGILSWLAVAGILTLFTLALTWVAAIAGLSAKSVDGASAFSYPLIFLPFISSAFVPTKTMQPVVRAFAENQPVTSIVETIRAILSGQPVGNNIWIALAWCLGILVVAHLLAMRAYRRNAA
- a CDS encoding ABC transporter ATP-binding protein is translated as MEKAIQVKGLQKSYKKLHVLKSVDFEVEKGSIFALLGSNGAGKTTIVKILTTLLKLDGGTATVNGFDVVSKPDSVRQSISLTGQFAAVDEILTGRENLIMIAKLRHLKNPHQVAEDLLNRFSLAAAAGRRVSTYSGGMRRRLDIAMSLIGKPQVIFLDEPTTGLDPEARIEVWKAVKKLANNGTTVFLTTQYLEEAEQLADQIAILHEGRIIANGTLAELKKLFPPAKVEYVEKQPTLEEIFLAIISKKEEK
- a CDS encoding DUF1048 domain-containing protein, giving the protein MRIQDIIEGKKEWRAHMTRVKALPQDYQIVYKEIQKYLFKVGPVELTEGTGLLSGIVDLFEEGAASGKGVLEVTGSDVAAFCDNLIKDSKTYADIYQKSVNQEVYKAIKKDTDKTK
- a CDS encoding DUF1048 domain-containing protein, whose product is MNFWDKITGNDMTKELKAFDSRVKKLPADYQEAWDKIGLNLWAYADFTGRNLMPILDGVLGLLEESAADGQSVEEVLGDDIKGFCSALAGEEGAKSIRDKWREQLNNNIAKKLGK
- a CDS encoding PadR family transcriptional regulator; amino-acid sequence: MGEIVLENLTEMLKGVLEGCVLEIISRKETYGYEITRQLNAIGFTDVVEGTVYTILIRLEKNKLVDITKKPSDMGPPRKFFALNDAGREELRKFWEKWEFVSSKISELKEEKQ